The following coding sequences lie in one Halorarum halophilum genomic window:
- a CDS encoding metal-dependent hydrolase encodes MVDVSGHFGMALLFAAPAWIVWGRRGALGFTAFTLTTAMLPDVDLVLEAFLPVVHHGVTHTVLFVALVSLVFGAVAAHWLTDRFNDHPWIRSTAISRETVFVFATGGLLTGGISHLFADVLSAPDIAAPLSPFWPIYPEPVIVDAIYYGSPIWNFGLLAVASSIHFVLARYESYPLDTRYRIGGRTESGKPPS; translated from the coding sequence ATGGTCGACGTGAGCGGCCACTTCGGGATGGCGCTGCTGTTCGCCGCGCCGGCGTGGATCGTCTGGGGACGACGGGGCGCGCTCGGGTTCACGGCGTTCACGCTGACGACGGCGATGTTGCCGGACGTCGATCTGGTGCTCGAGGCGTTCCTCCCGGTCGTCCACCACGGCGTGACCCACACGGTCCTGTTCGTCGCGCTGGTGAGCCTCGTCTTCGGCGCCGTCGCGGCGCACTGGCTCACCGATCGATTCAACGACCATCCGTGGATCAGGAGCACCGCCATCTCCAGGGAGACGGTTTTCGTCTTCGCCACGGGAGGGCTGCTCACCGGCGGAATCAGCCACCTCTTCGCGGACGTGCTCTCGGCGCCGGACATCGCGGCGCCGCTCTCGCCGTTCTGGCCGATCTATCCGGAACCGGTGATCGTCGACGCCATCTACTACGGGTCGCCGATCTGGAACTTCGGGCTGCTCGCCGTCGCGTCCTCGATCCACTTCGTGCTCGCGCGCTACGAGAGCTACCCGCTCGACACGCGCTACCGGATCGGAGGCCGGACCGAGTCCGGGAAGCCGCCGTCGTAG
- a CDS encoding DUF5789 family protein: MADDKQGRDDQADDEKRRQQERMQEEARTRADEPEPMRGDPGERLGDLDDELETHDYPTTTDELVEAYGDYEIETQGGEESLEEVLAPTDNQTYDSADDVRSRVLGLLHR; encoded by the coding sequence ATGGCAGATGACAAACAGGGCCGAGACGACCAAGCGGACGACGAAAAGCGGCGCCAGCAAGAGCGGATGCAGGAGGAGGCGCGTACCCGCGCCGATGAACCCGAACCGATGCGCGGCGACCCCGGTGAGCGGCTCGGTGACCTCGATGACGAGCTCGAAACCCACGACTATCCGACCACGACGGACGAACTGGTCGAGGCCTACGGCGACTACGAGATCGAAACCCAGGGTGGGGAGGAATCCCTCGAGGAAGTGCTCGCCCCGACTGACAACCAGACGTACGACTCCGCCGACGACGTTCGCAGCCGGGTACTGGGACTACTCCATCGCTGA
- a CDS encoding aspartate aminotransferase family protein: protein MTAGPPIEELHFEDAPDVGDVPGPNSRDLLARQREIDSSAVAYPEDIPIAFEEGKGATVRDADGNTYIDLFAGIGVLNVGHANPYVLEAVHEQADKLVHTVDFPTEARLELIEKLDEIAPAGLQGQNRVVFGGPTGSDAIEASIKLAKYNTGGDGLVAFRGAYHGATTGAMSLTSNTGFKEAYTPLLGDVVHAPYPNPLRQGKTPEESVDHALEEVQAIIEDPYGGLANPAGIFVEPIQGEGGVITPPEGFLRGLRDIADDNDVPLVFDEIQSGLGRTGEWWASDWAGVTPDAMTSAKALGGVGFPLSATMYHEDLDTWGSGDHAGTYRGHVVGMRAGTRAIEYIQDHDLLAHARELGSSIRDRLREAGEGTDRLAEVRGRGLFVGAEFRDENGDPNGEVVDAIQQYCFERGVLVWTAGRHGNVLRLLPPLVLTEELAETAMDVVADAIEQVTAEAATAR, encoded by the coding sequence ATGACAGCCGGACCGCCGATCGAGGAGCTGCACTTCGAGGACGCACCGGACGTCGGCGACGTGCCGGGGCCGAACTCCCGGGACCTGCTGGCGAGACAGCGCGAGATCGACAGCAGCGCGGTCGCCTACCCCGAGGACATCCCCATCGCGTTCGAGGAGGGGAAGGGGGCGACCGTCCGCGACGCCGACGGCAACACGTACATCGACCTGTTCGCCGGCATCGGCGTGCTCAACGTCGGCCACGCCAACCCGTACGTCCTGGAGGCGGTCCACGAGCAGGCGGACAAGCTCGTCCACACCGTCGACTTCCCCACCGAGGCCCGCCTCGAACTGATCGAGAAGCTGGACGAGATCGCACCGGCCGGGTTGCAGGGGCAGAACCGGGTCGTGTTCGGCGGCCCGACCGGGAGCGACGCGATCGAGGCGTCGATCAAGCTCGCGAAGTACAACACGGGCGGCGACGGCCTCGTCGCCTTCCGCGGCGCCTACCACGGCGCGACGACCGGCGCGATGAGCCTCACCTCGAACACGGGGTTCAAGGAGGCGTACACGCCGCTGCTCGGCGACGTCGTCCACGCGCCGTACCCGAATCCCCTCCGGCAGGGGAAGACCCCCGAGGAGTCCGTCGACCACGCGCTCGAGGAGGTGCAGGCGATCATCGAGGACCCGTACGGCGGGCTCGCGAACCCGGCTGGCATCTTCGTCGAGCCGATCCAGGGCGAGGGCGGCGTGATCACGCCGCCGGAGGGGTTCCTCCGGGGGCTCCGCGACATCGCCGACGACAACGACGTGCCGCTCGTGTTCGACGAGATCCAGAGCGGCCTGGGCCGGACGGGCGAGTGGTGGGCCAGCGACTGGGCCGGCGTCACGCCCGACGCCATGACGTCCGCGAAGGCGCTCGGCGGCGTCGGGTTCCCCCTGTCGGCGACGATGTACCACGAGGACCTCGACACGTGGGGCTCGGGAGATCACGCCGGCACGTACCGGGGCCACGTCGTCGGCATGCGGGCGGGTACCCGCGCCATCGAGTACATCCAGGACCACGACCTCCTGGCGCACGCGCGCGAACTGGGCTCGTCCATCCGCGACCGGCTCCGAGAGGCCGGCGAGGGAACGGACCGCCTGGCGGAGGTGCGCGGCCGGGGGCTGTTCGTCGGCGCCGAGTTCCGCGACGAGAACGGCGACCCGAACGGCGAGGTCGTCGACGCCATCCAGCAGTACTGCTTCGAGCGCGGCGTCCTCGTGTGGACGGCCGGCCGCCACGGCAACGTCCTCAGGCTCCTCCCGCCGCTCGTGCTGACCGAGGAGCTCGCCGAGACGGCGATGGACGTCGTCGCGGACGCGATCGAACAGGTCACCGCGGAGGCCGCGACGGCACGATGA
- a CDS encoding Rid family detoxifying hydrolase translates to MTDPVVTDGAPCTDNPYSQGVRAGDTLYVSGYGPVDPATDEPVEGDVGDRTEQVLDNVAAVVEAAGGDGLDDVVKVTVYLTDLDDYDRVNEAYAARFGEDPPARVCVEVSRLPEDVDVEMDAVAHLG, encoded by the coding sequence ATGACCGACCCGGTCGTCACGGACGGCGCACCCTGCACCGACAACCCCTACTCGCAGGGCGTTCGCGCCGGCGACACGCTGTACGTCTCCGGCTACGGCCCGGTCGACCCGGCGACGGACGAGCCCGTCGAGGGCGACGTCGGTGACCGGACGGAGCAGGTCCTCGACAACGTCGCCGCGGTCGTCGAGGCGGCTGGCGGCGACGGGCTGGACGACGTCGTGAAGGTGACCGTCTACCTGACCGACCTCGACGACTACGACCGCGTCAACGAGGCCTACGCCGCCCGATTCGGCGAGGATCCGCCCGCCCGGGTCTGCGTCGAGGTGTCGCGACTCCCCGAGGACGTCGACGTCGAGATGGACGCGGTCGCCCACCTCGGGTAG
- a CDS encoding threonine synthase: MRTTEAFVGLRCVDCEALHDPETTTHGCPDCGGMLDPEYDLDRVDLTREAIETRRFDSMWRYEELLPFPREAAVSLDEGATPLVECPTLADRMGVGAVYLKDEGRNPTGTFKDRGQTAAMTAASEHGAREIALNSAGNAGQSAAAYAARAGMDAHVFLPDRAGFTQKAMTEVHGGDLRVAKGEITDAGSEYAAAMAEGAEGDRAGWYSTKTFVTPYRHDGKKTMAHETIEQLGWETPDAVVYPTGGGVGLVGMHKAAKEFEELGLSEGLPGMYAAQAEGCAPVVRAWEEGTEVHEAWIDITTACNGIAVPDPGASPLILEALAESDGGAVATSDRAILDAAIEVARTEGLEVGATPAAAVSGAFELAERGEFGPDDTVVLLNTGAGNKDVDTLRAHLGEREEESRD; the protein is encoded by the coding sequence ATGCGAACCACCGAGGCGTTCGTCGGCCTCCGCTGCGTGGACTGCGAGGCGCTCCACGACCCGGAGACGACGACACACGGCTGTCCGGATTGCGGGGGCATGCTCGACCCCGAGTACGACCTCGACCGCGTCGACCTCACGCGCGAGGCGATCGAGACCCGCCGTTTCGACTCGATGTGGCGCTACGAGGAACTGCTCCCGTTCCCCCGCGAGGCGGCCGTGTCGCTCGACGAGGGGGCGACCCCGCTGGTCGAGTGCCCGACGCTCGCCGACCGGATGGGCGTCGGCGCGGTGTACCTCAAGGACGAGGGCCGGAACCCGACGGGGACGTTCAAGGACCGCGGACAGACCGCCGCGATGACCGCCGCGAGCGAGCACGGCGCCCGGGAGATCGCGCTCAACAGCGCCGGCAACGCGGGCCAGTCCGCGGCCGCCTACGCCGCCCGCGCCGGGATGGACGCGCACGTGTTCCTCCCCGACAGGGCGGGGTTCACCCAGAAGGCGATGACGGAGGTCCACGGCGGCGACCTCCGGGTCGCGAAGGGAGAGATCACCGACGCCGGTTCCGAGTACGCCGCCGCGATGGCCGAGGGTGCGGAGGGCGACCGCGCGGGCTGGTACTCCACCAAGACGTTCGTCACGCCGTACCGCCACGACGGCAAGAAGACGATGGCCCACGAGACCATCGAGCAACTGGGCTGGGAGACGCCCGACGCGGTCGTCTACCCGACCGGCGGCGGCGTCGGCCTCGTCGGGATGCACAAGGCCGCCAAGGAGTTCGAGGAGCTCGGGCTCTCCGAGGGGCTGCCGGGGATGTACGCCGCGCAGGCCGAGGGCTGCGCGCCGGTCGTCCGCGCCTGGGAGGAGGGGACCGAGGTCCACGAGGCGTGGATCGACATCACGACCGCCTGCAACGGCATCGCCGTCCCCGACCCCGGCGCCTCGCCGCTGATCCTGGAGGCCCTCGCCGAGAGCGACGGCGGCGCGGTCGCGACGAGCGACCGGGCAATCCTCGACGCCGCCATCGAGGTCGCCCGGACCGAGGGCCTGGAGGTCGGCGCCACCCCCGCCGCGGCCGTCTCGGGCGCCTTCGAACTCGCCGAGCGGGGGGAGTTCGGGCCGGACGACACGGTCGTCCTGCTCAACACCGGCGCCGGCAACAAGGACGTGGACACCCTGCGCGCGCACCTCGGCGAACGGGAGGAGGAGTCCCGCGATTGA